One Mycobacterium kubicae genomic window carries:
- a CDS encoding rhodanese-like domain-containing protein: protein MSRIDRVLDAARSRYRRLPAADLPEALRRGALLVDIRPQAQRAREGEVPGALVIERNVLEWRCDPTSDARLPQAVGDDVEWVILCSEGYTSSLAAAALLDLGLHRATDVIGGYHALVATGVLAELSLSSAAVTR from the coding sequence ATGAGCCGCATTGACCGGGTGCTCGACGCCGCCCGCAGCCGCTATCGCCGCCTGCCCGCCGCAGACCTGCCCGAAGCGCTGCGCCGCGGCGCGCTGTTGGTCGACATCCGGCCGCAAGCCCAGCGCGCCCGCGAGGGAGAGGTGCCCGGCGCCCTGGTCATCGAACGCAACGTCTTGGAGTGGCGCTGCGACCCGACCAGTGACGCCCGCCTGCCACAGGCCGTCGGGGACGACGTCGAGTGGGTGATCCTGTGTTCGGAGGGCTACACCTCCAGCCTCGCGGCGGCCGCGTTGCTCGATCTGGGCCTACACCGCGCCACCGACGTGATCGGCGGCTATCACGCGCTGGTCGCCACCGGCGTGCTGGCTGAACTGAGCCTCAGCTCAGCCGCTGTCACCCGGTGA
- a CDS encoding cysteine dioxygenase, whose protein sequence is MPISVAPRSVALRPLSPLSSPSSGPTRLRVPDLLHATDQAADDVLSGRCDHLLPPGGVPETQRWFTRIHGDDELDIWLISWVPGHSTELHDHGGSIGALTVLSGSLNEYRWDGRRLRRRRLDAGDQAGFPLGWVHDVVWAPRPIEEPATAAAPVVEPTLSVHAYSPPLTAMSYYEVTARATLRRQRTELTNQPEGP, encoded by the coding sequence ATGCCCATCTCCGTGGCGCCACGATCGGTCGCGCTGCGCCCACTGAGCCCACTGAGCAGTCCCTCCTCCGGACCCACTCGCCTGCGCGTGCCCGATCTGCTGCACGCCACCGACCAGGCCGCCGACGACGTGCTCAGCGGGCGGTGCGACCACCTGTTGCCCCCGGGCGGTGTCCCCGAGACGCAGCGCTGGTTCACCCGCATCCACGGTGACGACGAGCTGGACATCTGGCTGATCAGCTGGGTGCCGGGCCACTCCACCGAGTTGCACGACCATGGCGGCTCGATCGGCGCGCTGACCGTGTTGTCCGGGTCGCTCAACGAATACCGTTGGGACGGTAGGCGGTTGCGGCGCCGCAGGCTCGACGCCGGCGACCAGGCCGGGTTCCCGCTCGGGTGGGTGCACGACGTGGTGTGGGCCCCCCGGCCGATCGAGGAACCGGCCACGGCGGCCGCGCCGGTGGTGGAGCCGACGCTGAGCGTGCACGCCTATTCCCCGCCGCTGACCGCGATGTCGTACTACGAGGTCACCGCGCGCGCCACGTTGCGCCGACAGCGCACCGAACTGACCAACCAACCCGAAGGGCCGTGA
- a CDS encoding lipoprotein LpqV, with product MRRCRRRPVWWGLLLVVACLSACGHGGGGGKPNSSSASPSRSAGAAGSLPPGAIGVSPTGVTTKVDVPADSTEEEYFQACHAAKVWMDGQPGSGQGVIEPYLGMVQASPSGVAGTWNVRWSDLSPARQSAVIVAASAAANGECG from the coding sequence GTGCGCCGGTGTCGTCGTCGCCCCGTGTGGTGGGGCTTGTTGTTGGTCGTTGCTTGTTTGTCCGCGTGCGGTCACGGCGGCGGAGGCGGCAAGCCGAACTCCTCGTCGGCGTCGCCGAGCCGATCGGCAGGAGCGGCGGGTTCGCTGCCGCCCGGTGCGATCGGCGTCTCCCCCACCGGTGTGACGACGAAAGTGGACGTTCCCGCCGACTCGACCGAAGAAGAGTATTTCCAGGCCTGCCATGCCGCCAAGGTGTGGATGGACGGCCAGCCGGGCTCCGGCCAAGGGGTGATCGAGCCCTACCTGGGGATGGTGCAGGCGTCCCCGTCCGGCGTTGCCGGCACCTGGAACGTCCGGTGGTCGGATTTGAGCCCGGCCCGGCAGTCCGCGGTCATTGTGGCGGCGTCGGCGGCGGCCAACGGCGAATGCGGGTAG
- a CDS encoding patatin-like phospholipase family protein: protein MSVAVPLRPRGASGTRVALALGSGGARGYAHIGVIQTLQERGYDIVGIAGSSMGALVGGVQAAGRLVELAEWATSLTQRTILRLLDPSLTAAGVLRAEKILDAVRDILGPVTIEELPIPYTAVATDLLAGKSVWFQRGPLDVAIRASIAIPGVIAPTEVDGRLLADGGILDPLPMAPIAAANADLTIAVSLNGSEAGATRDAEAGVTAEWLSRMMRSTTALFDTNAAKALLDRPTARALLSRFGATVPEDESEDDSADIEDSQDAVVSEEEAPELPKLGSFDVMNRTIDIAQSALARHTLATYPPDLLIEVPRTTCRSLEFHRAVEVIEAGRELAARALDAFESGAPDEPGQTAIEGA, encoded by the coding sequence ATGTCGGTAGCGGTACCCCTGCGCCCGCGAGGGGCGTCGGGGACTCGGGTGGCACTGGCGCTCGGCAGCGGCGGGGCCCGCGGGTACGCCCACATCGGCGTCATCCAAACGCTGCAGGAGCGCGGCTACGACATCGTCGGGATCGCCGGGTCGTCGATGGGAGCGCTGGTCGGCGGGGTGCAAGCCGCCGGTCGGCTCGTGGAGCTCGCCGAGTGGGCGACGTCGCTGACGCAGCGGACCATCTTGCGGCTGCTGGATCCCTCGTTGACGGCGGCGGGAGTGTTGCGGGCCGAGAAGATTCTGGACGCCGTGCGCGACATTCTGGGGCCGGTCACCATCGAGGAATTGCCGATCCCATACACGGCAGTGGCCACCGACCTGCTGGCCGGTAAATCGGTGTGGTTTCAGCGCGGTCCCCTCGACGTGGCGATCCGCGCGTCCATCGCCATACCCGGCGTCATCGCGCCCACCGAGGTGGACGGACGGCTGCTGGCCGACGGCGGCATTCTGGATCCGCTACCGATGGCACCGATCGCGGCGGCCAACGCCGACCTGACCATCGCGGTGAGCCTGAACGGCAGCGAAGCCGGGGCCACCCGCGACGCGGAAGCCGGTGTGACCGCCGAGTGGCTCAGCCGCATGATGCGCAGCACCACAGCGTTGTTCGACACCAACGCCGCCAAGGCACTGCTGGACCGGCCGACGGCACGGGCGTTGCTGAGCCGGTTCGGCGCGACCGTGCCGGAGGACGAGTCAGAGGACGATTCGGCAGACATCGAGGACTCCCAGGACGCGGTCGTCTCCGAGGAGGAGGCTCCCGAACTGCCCAAGCTGGGCAGCTTCGACGTCATGAATCGCACGATCGACATCGCCCAGTCGGCGCTGGCGCGCCACACGCTGGCGACCTATCCGCCCGACCTGCTGATCGAGGTGCCGCGCACCACTTGCCGCAGCCTGGAATTCCACCGGGCCGTGGAGGTCATCGAAGCAGGCCGTGAACTGGCCGCCCGGGCGTTGGACGCGTTCGAGAGCGGCGCGCCCGACGAGCCCGGCCAGACGGCGATCGAAGGCGCCTGA
- a CDS encoding patatin-like phospholipase family protein codes for MATRRALVLAGGGIAGIAWETGVLRGIADESPAAARLLLESEVLVGTSAGSAVAAQISSGCSLGELFDRQLAETSAEIDPGVDIDAITDLFLTALHTAPGETRDKATQLQRIGAVALATETVSEALRRDVIAQRLPSHDWPQRVLRITAIDTATGEFVVFDRDSGVPLVDAVAASCAVPGAWPPVTIAHRRYMDGGVNSSVNLGVADDCDQAVLLVPGAADAPSPFGPGPAGEIAAFGGATFAVFADEDSLAAFGSNPLDPRCRIGSATAGRAQGRREAAALATFLGV; via the coding sequence GTGGCAACCAGACGTGCGCTTGTGCTGGCCGGCGGCGGAATCGCCGGAATAGCCTGGGAGACAGGGGTTCTGCGCGGCATCGCCGACGAATCACCAGCGGCGGCGAGGTTGCTGCTGGAATCCGAGGTGCTGGTGGGAACGTCGGCCGGTTCGGCGGTGGCGGCGCAGATCAGCAGCGGCTGTTCGCTCGGCGAGCTTTTCGACCGGCAACTGGCCGAGACGTCGGCCGAAATCGACCCCGGGGTCGACATAGACGCCATCACCGACCTGTTCCTGACGGCGTTGCACACCGCGCCGGGTGAGACGCGGGACAAGGCCACGCAACTGCAACGCATCGGGGCGGTGGCACTGGCGACCGAGACAGTTTCCGAGGCCCTGCGCCGCGACGTGATCGCCCAGCGCCTGCCGTCGCACGACTGGCCGCAGCGGGTCCTGCGCATCACCGCGATCGACACCGCCACCGGGGAATTCGTTGTGTTCGACCGGGATTCGGGTGTTCCTCTGGTCGATGCGGTCGCGGCCAGCTGCGCGGTCCCCGGGGCCTGGCCGCCGGTGACCATCGCCCACCGCCGCTACATGGACGGCGGTGTCAACAGCTCGGTCAACCTCGGTGTTGCCGACGACTGCGACCAGGCGGTGCTGCTGGTGCCCGGCGCAGCCGATGCGCCATCGCCGTTCGGCCCCGGGCCCGCAGGCGAGATCGCCGCGTTCGGCGGCGCCACCTTCGCCGTCTTCGCCGACGAGGACTCGTTGGCCGCATTCGGCTCCAACCCCCTGGACCCCCGCTGCCGCATCGGTTCGGCAACGGCGGGCCGCGCGCAAGGCCGGCGCGAAGCAGCCGCCCTGGCAACGTTTTTGGGCGTCTGA